In Pyrus communis chromosome 11, drPyrComm1.1, whole genome shotgun sequence, the sequence GTAACAGGGACATGGGAAGGAACCTCACATATATGAACATAAGAAGTGGTGCCGCTTCTACCAAGAGTTGGGTTTTCTCTTGTAAATGTTCATGAAAGTAGGATGAAGCACAAGGCCATAATAGTACTTAATTAGTTCAGAAATTTCTTTAAGGAAATAAGACATAATCACGTGTGTAGTGATTCCGGTTTTAACATAAGAATAGGCAGTTTAAACTTAGGTCACCATCGCATTCGTTATAACTTTGAATTACTTACACTGAttaaatgtttaatttgaaAGACACCTTTATTGTACACATGATTATATCAATATGTTTGTGGTTAATTATAAAGAGAGAAATGTTATTATATTATTGAAATTGGGAAGGATTGTTAGagatttcaataataaatatataaattattttatatatatatatatatatatatatatatgacttaGCTGCAGCATGTGTGTGCGCGCAGAAAGTGCAACAACCTTACAAAGGGTTGTGTTTTATTCAACCTTTTACGGTTGTATATTTTGTTGAATGATTGCAACTTTTGGTTAAATGACATGATGTTTGCTCAAATTGTATGAGTAGAATTAAAAGATGTAATTagtcaatatttattttctgaaaatattAAATAGAAGACATGTCTTTTGGATCAACACTTTTAAGAAGAGTTGCATATcttcaactaaaatgaaatGACTCGATGAACGGGTGCcttaatgcctataaatacctattgtggcataatgtttcacaaacaatttcaaaaatttgtttctacattccttgctctcttctctctccatcgcattcatacaatttctttctagttatttaTTAGGGAATATAGTTCGGTTTTGCTAATCGAATATTTCATACTTTGTTGTATCCTGCAAGTGATTTGCCAAGAACACTCTAGCAAACTCATTCGAGTGGGGGCAAATAACAGTTTAAGGAAACGATTCAATCGTACCTCAAGGTCATCATTTGGAttattctctatatttctacattttaatctaacaaaaacaagaaaatttaccaTATACACTCAACGACTCAGTAAAAGGGTTTGTACCAAAATTGACAAGGATAATGATGTTGCACTTACTTGTTTGGAATAGGGTATTCCGGGAAGAATTTGGCCAGGATTTCCACCACATCGCCACGATGGAGCACACTCTCAGCACAAATATATCTGCCAGAGGCAGAGGGTGTCTCATAGACCAGAATGTGAGCTAGTGCGACGTCCCTAACATGCACGTAGGCCTGAACTGAATTGGCATATGTTTGGGTTGAGCCCTTCAAGTACTTGAGGATATGAATGATGCTAGCATTGACAGTTGGTTGCAGAAGTGGTCCGAGCACCAGCACTGGGTTCACCACCACCAAGTCCACCCCTTTCTCTTTGGCCTCAGCCCATGCTGCCTGCTCTGCCACTGCTTTCCCGTAGCAGTACCAGTTctgcaatttaatttttatttgttaattcattatcaaattatcaaaagtaatataaattatatgttgggttttttttctatattgatttttctttccaaattgtttcttttatattgattttgcATGTTCAACCAAGTCTATAATCATGCATCCCAATTGaccaaaaaatttatttttaactagtagatttttctccaacttttcacaatgcatatgtatattttcattcaCTACAAAAAAAGTGAGCAACAACTATTACATTTAGTAATTATTTTTGTAGCTTTTGTTGGATAATGATGTTGCCAATAAGAAAATAGTgacaaaaagccaaaaaataggTTATAGTTACATCAAAATGATGACTAAtgcgttatatatatatatatatatatatacacatatatatatattgtcaccatttttttatttacagaATTATTGTTATTCTAATAATAGTTACTAAATAGAGTAgttgttgcttcttcttttctttttctttttttttttttcggcaaTGATTCTCTGCTGTGTTCTATCTAATATATAATAAGTATTTTATTGGTAGATAAACATAACTACTTCATATTAGtaagtgatattttttttttggttaatgagaaaataaattatatataattatggcTCTGCTAACCTTGGTGTTCTTGCAAAATTCAAGATCACTCCAACAAGATTCATCAACCACCACATCAGGACCCCTGGTGGGGTCCATGTACACCGCACCGATTGACGACGTGAAAACCACCCGTTTCACCTTTGCTTCCGCCGCTGCCTGAATCACATTCTTGGTTCCGTTCACTGCGGGCTCCACCATTTGTTCCTGTATATACATATTAGGCTAGAATGAATAGTACTATTTTTGGGATTGCataatcatatataattatttctaaagaaaataaaataggtCAAAATTTTTCTATTTCTAGTAAAAAGTACAGTGATTTCTTTCTTTCGTGGGTTACCTCTATGTTCAACACCATGTTATTATACACAGAAAAGCAGAAAAGCAGAAGAGAAAGTCAAGGGAAAGGAAAACTCACTGGATCATCCGTGACAGGTGATGCTGTGTGAAAAACTCCATCACAGCCGTTAATGGCTTCTTTGAGGCTCTCATAATCGAGGAGATCAGCTCTGCACAAAGTTAGTCTCTCTGCAGCTCCTTCAAGCTCTCTCAAATAAGCATTCTTTGGGTCATCTATAACCAAAACCAAAGTAAGAAaaccacacaaaaaataaaggataaaagcACAAAGAACAATGACTGATGCACACGTCTTGCAACATGGATGGCATGTTACGCTGTCAAATTCTGAATTATATCTACCGAATATTATGAAACAAGAACTGCACGTGCAAACATAATTAAGTAACCAATAATTATAATTCGGTCCGATAACAACGTAACAATATAATATGTCGAATTATCTGTGAAATTGTGAATGCAGGCCTAGAAGATGTAAATGATTTGAACTACGTGGGTTTCTCAAGGTTCCTCGAACAGTGTAGCCGCTTTCGAGTAATAGCTTCACCATCCAAGAAGCAATGAAGCCTCCAGCTCCAGTGACACAAATAGTTTGGCCGTGGCCGGAAATTGATGAGCTATCGGCAGGCATCTTGGTCATTAGCTTTGTTTCCGGACGAGATACGATACAGACTTTCTTTTTTGGGATTGTTGGGAGCGAAAGAGATAAGAAGAGAAGAGACGAAAAGGAAAGTTTGAAGTGCGTTTGTGTTGGAAGAATGGGGAGGCAAAAAACAAGAACAGCGACTAATTGATGTAGTTTTATAAGGAGGAGAGAGCCCACCAGACTCACCTACCGCCACTATGTTACAAGTGGGACTGATCGAAGGAAAAATGTGACATGAGTAAcatgactttttattttttttctttaatttgtagaaaaattatattttaattggtGTTATTAGTGGGGTTTTAAATGACTGGTTTTAGAATTCTTACGTATGAATGCAATCAGAGGGGTTGAAAATGACTAGTTTTAGAATTCTTACGTATGAATgcaatcataattttttttaatattttatttatgaaaaatgTTAAGAGGTCGTCACATTTTAAAACCAGTAGTGGTACTGTTTAATATGGTAAATGATGTACATGTCATGTTAATTACTATTTACATACAAAGCAAATGACTTACTCTCATTTGTGCTATACTAATGTGGTAAAAAAAAGAAGTGATATCCTAACAATTACTCTTCATTtacataaatacatacataATATCAGATCTTTATTATAAGTGTAAACATGACATGTAATATTACTGTCGCACATCAAGAAATTCCATAACATGACATAGAATGTGTTATGGTTTTGTTCGTAAGGAGAATTTTTCGATATAAAATTGGTTCGATGGTTTGGTTAAGTCACTTAGGATTAGGTCCtatgtttgatttattccaATTAATTTTGGTGTGCACCCAAAATTAAATAgatctgtttttcttttgttggaaattatatcaCCATTTATCTAAGGaaaattttttaacacacattaTCTCACTCTACACTCATATTGTATTTAATGTATTCTGGCTTAAGTGGAAAAACAGTTCTCGTAGTTATAAGATAGTCAGATAACGGCCTCcgttgtaaaaaaattaaaacttacaCCCTTGTGATCAAAGACCGTTAGCAATTTAGTGCATAAGTAAAACTCCgtcaaaatcaattaaaatgaaagaataagcaTATATTTTCATGTCCATAAACCAATACCCCTCCCCTCTTCtctatcttttgtttctttACTATTgtc encodes:
- the LOC137709348 gene encoding cinnamoyl-CoA reductase 1-like, encoding MTKMPADSSSISGHGQTICVTGAGGFIASWMVKLLLESGYTVRGTLRNPHDPKNAYLRELEGAAERLTLCRADLLDYESLKEAINGCDGVFHTASPVTDDPEQMVEPAVNGTKNVIQAAAEAKVKRVVFTSSIGAVYMDPTRGPDVVVDESCWSDLEFCKNTKNWYCYGKAVAEQAAWAEAKEKGVDLVVVNPVLVLGPLLQPTVNASIIHILKYLKGSTQTYANSVQAYVHVRDVALAHILVYETPSASGRYICAESVLHRGDVVEILAKFFPEYPIPNKCKDNGKPRAESYKFTNQKLRDLGLEFTPVKHTLYETVKSLQEKGHLPVPTKQEQDSIKIRSCL